From one Mycobacterium colombiense CECT 3035 genomic stretch:
- a CDS encoding FAD-dependent oxidoreductase — translation MRSETAMICGASIAGLFAARVLSDFYDAVTVVERDKLPDGTSQRRGVSQGRHLHQMLGRGVPYIVDLFPGLLEELEAAGAIVLDSPDDPALFHLGVGDIVFCQSGRFTRSDGLVVFLASRPLLEGIIRRRVRSISNVTFMDGHDVAETLIDPAGQVTGARVVERGTGLERVLTTDLVIDATGRSARTPAFLEAHGYQRPPERRYTIDLSYSSQFFRLPAGTLAERAVLEIPTLDRPEGFGLLPYENGTVIVTVIGFAGRKTPIDLPGLLDSVSESMPNHVAAALRAGEPIGEVSTQRYPASVWRRYHKLTRFPRGLLVIGDAVCSFNPVYGQGMTSAALQASALQRCLADGTDQLSGRFFRASAKKLSPMWWANRFFDFTIVPSDGWQSKPKKFISLAMGKLYVAAATDVVITETLFRQMQLLAEPTEFLRPSLLRRIVAGNRPKATNE, via the coding sequence ATGCGCAGTGAAACCGCAATGATCTGCGGTGCGAGTATCGCTGGTCTGTTTGCGGCCAGGGTGCTGTCGGATTTCTATGACGCCGTCACTGTGGTCGAGCGTGACAAGTTGCCGGATGGCACATCCCAGCGGCGAGGGGTTTCGCAAGGGCGCCACCTGCACCAGATGCTCGGCAGAGGTGTGCCGTACATCGTCGACTTGTTTCCGGGTCTGTTGGAGGAACTCGAAGCGGCGGGTGCCATCGTCCTTGACAGCCCCGACGACCCTGCCCTGTTCCATCTGGGCGTCGGTGACATCGTCTTTTGCCAGTCGGGGCGGTTCACGCGATCCGATGGCCTGGTCGTGTTCTTGGCCAGCCGGCCCCTGCTGGAAGGGATCATTCGACGGCGAGTGCGGTCGATTAGCAATGTCACGTTCATGGATGGCCACGACGTGGCGGAGACGCTGATCGACCCAGCTGGCCAGGTCACGGGTGCGCGCGTGGTCGAGCGTGGAACCGGCCTTGAACGCGTGCTGACGACTGACCTGGTCATCGACGCGACCGGTCGCTCCGCCCGCACCCCCGCGTTCTTGGAAGCTCATGGTTATCAACGGCCTCCTGAACGCAGGTACACGATCGACCTGAGCTACTCGAGCCAATTCTTCCGCCTGCCAGCTGGGACCCTTGCCGAGCGAGCCGTGTTGGAAATTCCCACCCTCGACAGGCCGGAGGGTTTTGGGTTGTTGCCCTACGAAAACGGGACCGTCATCGTCACGGTCATCGGTTTTGCTGGCAGGAAGACACCAATCGACCTGCCTGGGTTGCTTGACTCAGTCTCAGAGTCCATGCCGAACCACGTCGCCGCGGCATTGCGCGCCGGGGAACCGATTGGCGAGGTGTCCACTCAGCGATACCCCGCCAGCGTTTGGCGGCGTTATCACAAGCTCACCCGGTTTCCACGGGGCTTACTCGTCATTGGCGACGCCGTATGCAGCTTCAATCCCGTGTACGGCCAAGGGATGACCTCAGCGGCGTTACAAGCATCGGCGCTCCAAAGATGCTTAGCCGATGGCACTGACCAGTTAAGCGGTCGATTCTTTCGCGCCTCCGCCAAGAAGTTGTCGCCGATGTGGTGGGCGAATCGGTTCTTCGACTTCACGATTGTCCCGTCAGATGGTTGGCAGTCGAAGCCAAAGAAGTTCATCAGTCTCGCCATGGGCAAGCTTTATGTGGCGGCGGCGACTGACGTAGTAATCACTGAAACGCTATTCAGGCAGATGCAACTCCTCGCGGAGCCCACGGAATTTCTTCGGCCGTCCCTGTTGCGACGGATAGTGGCTGGCAACCGACCAAAGGCAACGAACGAGTGA
- a CDS encoding type 1 glutamine amidotransferase domain-containing protein — translation MAKVLFVVTGASYWTLKDGTRHPTGYWAEEFAAPYRELTGVGHEVVVATPNGVVPHVDVMSLRPSMAGSEKIARELEDILRSAEELRRPIELADARLEDYDAVYYPGGHGPMEDLWQDADSGRLLIAALASGKPLAIVCHAPVALMATRRNGASPFAGYRVTAYTNDEEDAVGLREKARWTAEDELVKMGVEFSRGEMWKPYTLKDRNLFTGQNPASAGPLAREFMKELG, via the coding sequence ATGGCGAAGGTGCTGTTCGTGGTGACGGGCGCGAGCTACTGGACCCTGAAGGACGGCACCAGGCACCCGACGGGCTACTGGGCCGAGGAGTTCGCGGCGCCCTACCGTGAGCTCACCGGCGTCGGCCATGAGGTGGTGGTGGCGACGCCGAATGGTGTTGTGCCGCACGTGGATGTGATGAGCCTGCGGCCGTCGATGGCCGGTAGCGAGAAGATCGCGCGGGAGCTGGAAGACATCCTGCGATCGGCCGAGGAGTTGCGCCGGCCGATCGAATTGGCCGACGCCCGCCTCGAGGACTACGACGCCGTCTACTACCCGGGCGGGCACGGGCCCATGGAGGATCTCTGGCAGGACGCCGACTCCGGCCGGCTGCTGATCGCGGCGCTCGCGTCCGGCAAGCCGCTCGCCATCGTCTGCCACGCCCCGGTCGCGCTGATGGCGACCCGGCGAAACGGTGCATCGCCCTTCGCCGGTTACCGGGTCACGGCCTACACCAATGACGAAGAGGATGCGGTCGGGCTGCGTGAGAAGGCTCGCTGGACCGCCGAGGACGAACTGGTGAAGATGGGCGTCGAGTTCAGCCGCGGCGAGATGTGGAAGCCCTACACGCTCAAGGACCGCAATCTCTTCACCGGCCAGAACCCGGCCTCCGCCGGGCCGTTGGCCCGCGAGTTCATGAAGGAACTCGGTTAG
- a CDS encoding cutinase family protein — protein sequence MYAHRLARLLGFAVATAWTALLCPPISASAAPCPDVEVTFARGTAEPPGVGGVGQAFIDSLRSQIGGRSLGVYAVNYPAGEDFAPSASAGAGDAHAHVQSMVASCPNTKLVLGGYSQGAMVIDLITIAQASIAGLNPQILTADEADHVAALALFGNPSARYLGAPVSVVSPWYGAKAIDLCAPGDPVCTPGGPLALPSHDEMFSAADLSYLGSGMPGQAATFVAGRL from the coding sequence GTGTACGCACACCGATTGGCGCGTTTGCTGGGTTTCGCGGTGGCGACGGCCTGGACGGCGCTACTGTGCCCGCCGATTTCCGCGTCCGCCGCGCCCTGTCCCGACGTCGAGGTGACGTTCGCCCGCGGCACCGCCGAGCCGCCCGGCGTCGGCGGGGTCGGACAAGCGTTCATCGACTCGCTGCGTTCCCAGATCGGGGGCCGGTCCCTCGGGGTGTATGCGGTCAACTACCCGGCCGGCGAGGATTTCGCCCCGTCGGCGTCGGCCGGCGCCGGCGATGCGCACGCTCACGTTCAGTCGATGGTGGCGAGCTGCCCCAACACCAAGCTGGTGCTCGGCGGCTATTCGCAGGGTGCGATGGTGATCGACCTGATCACCATCGCCCAGGCCTCGATCGCGGGCTTGAATCCTCAGATCCTGACGGCGGACGAGGCTGACCATGTCGCCGCGCTGGCCCTGTTCGGGAATCCGTCGGCCCGGTATCTGGGGGCACCGGTGAGTGTGGTCAGCCCGTGGTACGGCGCGAAGGCCATCGACTTGTGTGCGCCCGGCGACCCGGTGTGCACCCCGGGCGGGCCCCTGGCGCTGCCGTCCCACGACGAGATGTTCTCGGCGGCGGACCTGTCCTACCTGGGATCCGGAATGCCCGGCCAGGCCGCCACTTTCGTGGCCGGCCGGCTCTGA